In Uranotaenia lowii strain MFRU-FL chromosome 2, ASM2978415v1, whole genome shotgun sequence, one genomic interval encodes:
- the LOC129744014 gene encoding tubulin monoglutamylase TTLL4-like isoform X1: MTRHLRKQTFKWWPKTTEQIHHWTLDVLKIIIALLYWWYQRCLRYITTKFATIMDFKQQNNTPPQYPRSNSRLKHHSSTASSVSTVSSAAGNSHSAPHKKVSLRRRCRSESLPMAPLGMCGGGETLCKSVGKSRFSENHYHHHHHHHHHHQHGGQRTHGHSSPKPKESETPSLLVESFSLQGNGHHRQRMTLPVITSNELLPNITINSAKENVQQNGHYGGNRFEGTLQVKEIHLNDPEVGRRNGYYLPGDRLLESRFARNLESTFCPKSTIFDRGNRKLRARSESEPHEIYHSAPMLADSALCSGRNSGVTWTPREPARDVSLKRTRDTISPMLEADETVEITATPLQTKDSPPSKILNAAEAAILDEAVSRVHQRIKPSKSSSSINGSGRATKTVRTRSGVAVNKYKSCLKTASAIVASGGAHNGHFVGRKSVSPPLLKPLIGSTSPTPSGVSTGTSGGESVHTQDLDTETIGHSDIGDEDDLEDECDEEDDDLDDELAEDDEVLNGSITDSEDNYQTHLAAYQARTKSHSASPSPMLGKEGPVTAIGCVVGGSPNEGPLAPSLFPNVPPYITFSTHEEKGPPVPPAMHKVLKWKMTLITPIVVRKVLINSGFRLLKKTNDWIGIWGKHMKSPCFKTLRPYQKFNHLPGSFQIGRKDRVWRNLQILMNRHGKKEFGFMPRTYIIPQDLKLLRQMWPRYSQRNAKWIIKPPASARGTGIKVVNRWSQIPKRKPLIVQRYVDRPLLINGSKFDLRLYVLVTSINPLRVYMHTDGLARFASVKYSEKSDTLCDRYMHLTNYSINKLSNNYSANEDADACQGHKWTIKSLLSYFAEQGINTERLWGALRNLVLRTVLAGEGPIHAMSKLNVGCRYNCYELFGIDVLLDSELVPWLLEVNISPSLHSASTLDAHVKGPLVKALLNTVMYQVPPRIPQTEQKEILAEQGLTGPLCFDKRIYVTALSKAERLKHNHFIQKDLLRDEYLNSILDELTPDDVRCLLLTEDELARSAPLERILPAPNSHRFVAFTEHPRYYNRLLDAWEYHYSHNRTEGISLLQSLCAQKVHLQVPPSTLKKDSSNNKQLEQSSANSENGSQDSGIQSDPINGSDLHSQESIGSNFQSQESLNKLDSETAIVDADRDMIEEELAATTLQLNHGDSQTSSNASIKETSVSNNDKKDEEEDIRLGDKIKQILDDALLLKQQQCGENTENAIIIHQ; encoded by the exons ATGACGCGACATCTTCGCAAACAAACCTTTAAGTGGTGGCCAAAGACGACGGAGCAGATACATCATTGGACATTGGACGTTCTTAAAATAATCATCGCGTTGTTATACTGGTGGTACCAACGGTGTCTCAGATAT ATAACCACCAAATTTGCCACCATCATGGATttcaaacaacaaaacaatacaCCACCACAATATCCACGAAGTAATTCTCGTCTAAAACACCATTCCTCGACGGCATCCAGCGTATCGACGGTTTCCTCTGCTGCCGGGAACAGCCATAGTGCCCCGCATAAAAAAGTCTCGCTTAGGAGGAGATGTCGCAGTGAAAGCCTACCCATGGCTCCCCTCGGGATGTGCGGCGGAGGAGAAACCTTGTGCAAAAGTGTAGGGAAATCGCGGTTTTCGGAAAATCACTaccaccaccatcatcatcatcaccatcaccaTCAACATGGCGGTCAAAGGACTCATGGGCACAGTTCCCCGAAACCGAAGGAATCCGAAACACCTTCCCTGTTGGTTGAATCGTTTAGCCTGCAAGGCAATGGGCATCATCGTCAGCGAATGACCCTTCCGGTAATCACCAGCAACGAACTGCTTCCAAACATTACCATCAACAGTGCGAaggaaaatgttcaacaaaatggACACTACGGTGGAAACCGTTTCGAGGGTACTCTCCAGGTAAAGGAGATTCACTTAAACGACCCCGAAGTTGGTCGGAGAAACGGATATTACCTGCCGGGAGACCGGTTATTAGAGTCAAGATTCGCTCGGAATCTGGAGAGTACTTTCTGCCCTAAAAGCACAATCTTTGATCGTGGTAACCGAAAACTGCGAGCACGTAGCGAGTCGGAACCCCACGAGATCTACCACAGCGCTCCTATGTTGGCTGACAGCGCTTTGTGTAGCGGGAGAAATTCAGGTGTCACGTGGACTCCTAGAGAACCGGCACGGGAC GTATCTCTGAAGCGAACCCGTGACACAATATCGCCTATGTTGGAAGCAGATGAAACCGTAGAAATTACCGCGACACCATTGCAGACGAAAGATTCGCCTCCATCGAAAATTCTTAACGCAGCCGAGGCAGCCATTCTCGATGAAGCGGTAAGCCGAGTGCACCAGCGTATCAAACCTTCCAAATCATCCAGTAGTATAAACGGGTCGGGACGTGCCACGAAAACAGTGCGCACTCGGTCGGGAGTAGCCGTAAACAAATACAAGTCCTGCCTTAAGACAGCTTCTGCAATCGTTGCATCCGGAGGAGCACATAACGGTCATTTTGTTGGGCGCAAATCTGTTTCTCCACCACTACTCAAACCGCTTATCGGTTCAACCTCGCCTACGCCATCCGGAGTATCAACCGGTACTAGTGGAGGAGAATCGGTGCACACACAGGATCTCGATACGGAAACTATTGGGCATTCCGATATTGGAGACGAGGATGATCTGGAGGATGAGTGTGACGAAGAGGACGATGATCTAGACGATGAGTTAGCAGAAGACGATGAAGTTTTGAATGGGTCCATAACGGACTCTGAAGATAACTATCAGACACACTTGGCTGCTTATCAGGCAAGAACAAAGTCCCACTCAGCTTCTCCTTCGCCTATGTTAGGCAAAGAAGGTCCAGTGACCGCAATTGGGTGTGTCGTTGGAGGCAGTCCCAATGAAGGGCCTCTGGCGCCAAGTTTGTTTCCGAATGTGCCACCCTATATTACCTTTTCGACACACGAAGAAAAGGGTCCTCCAGTTCCCCCTGCCATGCATAAAGTGCTtaaatggaaaatgacactGATAACACCAATCGTGGTTCGAAAAGTTCTCATAAATAGTGGATTCAGACTGTTAAAGA aaacaaaCGACTGGATAGGTATTTGGGGTAAACATATGAAGAGTCCGTGTTTCAAAACCTTACGTCCTTACCAGAAGTTCAATCATCTGCCTGGAAGTTTTCAGATCGGTCGCAAAGATCGCGTCTGGCGGAATTTGCAGATACTGATGAATCGTCACGGCAAGAAGGAATTTGGTTTTATGCCACGCACCTACATCATACCTCAGGATCTGAAATTGCTGCGTCAGATGTGGCCGAGGTATAGCCAACGTAACGCTAAGTGGATTATCAAACCACCGGCTTCGGCCCGTGGAACCGGTATCAAAGTGGTCAACAGGTGGTCCCAAATACCGAAACGGAAACCGCTCATCGTACAGCGCTACGTAGATAGACCGTTGCTGATCAACGGAAGCAAGTTCGATCTGCGGTTGTACGTACTGGTGACCTCGATCAATCCGCTAAGGGTTTATATGCACACCGACGGGCTGGCGCGGTTTGCCTCGGTCAAGTACAGCGAAAAATCTGACACCCTGTGCGACCGATACATGCATTTAACCAACTACAGTATTAACAAGCTGTCAAACAACTACAGCGCCAACGAAGACGCTGACGCTTGCCAGGGTCACAAATGGACCATTAAATCGCTGCTTTCGTACTTTGCCGAACAAGGAATTAACACCGAGCGGCTGTGGGGTGCGCTTAGAAATTTAGTACTGCGAACGGTATTGGCCGGCGAGGGACCCATTCATGCGATGTCGAAATTGAACGTCGGCTGCCGTTATAATTGTTACGAATTATTCGGTATCGACGTTTTACTCGATTCGGAACTGGTTCCCTGGCTACTGGAGGTAAACATTTCACCATCGCTGCACTCCGCATCAACACTGGATGCACACGTCAAGGGTCCGCTTGTCAAGGCTTTGCTCAATACGGTTATGTACCag gTACCACCAAGGATACCACAAACAGAACAAAAAGAAATACTAGCAGAACAGGGCCTTACTGGTCCGCTGTGCTTCGATAAACGGATATATGTTACTGCCCTTTCGAAAGCGGAGAGACTGAAGCACAATCATTTTATCCAGAAAGATTTGTTACGAGATGAG TATTTGAATTCAATCCTGGATGAATTGACCCCGGATGATGTACGCTGTTTATTGCTCACCGAAGATGAGCTAGCCCGAAGTGCCCCCCTGGAACGCATCCTCCCAGCCCCCAATAGCCACCGGTTTGTTGCCTTTACCGAGCATCCTCGGTATTACAATAGATTACTGGATGCTTGGGAATATCACTACAGTCACAACCGAACGGAAGGAATTTCGTTACTACAGTCACTGTGTGCCCAGAAAGTTCACCTCCAAGTTCCGCCAAGTACGCTGAAGAAG GACTCCAGCAATAACAAGCAACTCGAGCAGAGTAGCGCAAACAGCGAAAATGGATCGCAGGACAGCGGTATACAGTCGGACCCAATCAACGGTTCCGATCTACACTCGCAGGAATCCATCGGATcgaattttcaatcgcaggAATCCTTAAACAAACTTGATTCGGAAACCGCCATCGTCGACGCCGATAGAGATATGATAGAAGAAGAGCTAGCTGCCACGACGCTGCAACTCAACCATGGCGACAGCCAGACGAGCTCTAACGCGTCGATTAAAGAAACCTCAGTCAGTAATAACGATAAAAAAGACGAGGAGGAAGACATTCGACTGggtgataaaataaaacaaatcttgGACGACGCGCTACTGCTCAAGCAGCAGCAATGTGGCGAAAATACCGAAAACGCCATTATAATACACCAGTAA
- the LOC129744014 gene encoding tubulin monoglutamylase TTLL4-like isoform X6 — MTRHLRKQTFKWWPKTTEQIHHWTLDVLKIIIALLYWWYQRCLRYITTKFATIMDFKQQNNTPPQYPRSNSRLKHHSSTASSVSTVSSAAGNSHSAPHKKVSLRRRCRSESLPMAPLGMCGGGETLCKSVGKSRFSENHYHHHHHHHHHHQHGGQRTHGHSSPKPKESETPSLLVESFSLQGNGHHRQRMTLPVITSNELLPNITINSAKENVQQNGHYGGNRFEGTLQVKEIHLNDPEVGRRNGYYLPGDRLLESRFARNLESTFCPKSTIFDRGNRKLRARSESEPHEIYHSAPMLADSALCSGRNSGVTWTPREPARDVSLKRTRDTISPMLEADETVEITATPLQTKDSPPSKILNAAEAAILDEAVSRVHQRIKPSKSSSSINGSGRATKTVRTRSGVAVNKYKSCLKTASAIVASGGAHNGHFVGRKSVSPPLLKPLIGSTSPTPSGVSTGTSGGESVHTQDLDTETIGHSDIGDEDDLEDECDEEDDDLDDELAEDDEVLNGSITDSEDNYQTHLAAYQARTKSHSASPSPMLGKEGPVTAIGCVVGGSPNEGPLAPSLFPNVPPYITFSTHEEKGPPVPPAMHKVLKWKMTLITPIVVRKVLINSGFRLLKKTNDWIGIWGKHMKSPCFKTLRPYQKFNHLPGSFQIGRKDRVWRNLQILMNRHGKKEFGFMPRTYIIPQDLKLLRQMWPRYSQRNAKWIIKPPASARGTGIKVVNRWSQIPKRKPLIVQRYVDRPLLINGSKFDLRLYVLVTSINPLRVYMHTDGLARFASVKYSEKSDTLCDRYMHLTNYSINKLSNNYSANEDADACQGHKWTIKSLLSYFAEQGINTERLWGALRNLVLRTVLAGEGPIHAMSKLNVGCRYNCYELFGIDVLLDSELVPWLLEVNISPSLHSASTLDAHVKGPLVKALLNTVMYQVPPRIPQTEQKEILAEQGLTGPLCFDKRIYVTALSKAERLKHNHFIQKDLLRDEYLNSILDELTPDDVRCLLLTEDELARSAPLERILPAPNSHRFVAFTEHPRYYNRLLDAWEYHYSHNRTEGISLLQSLCAQKVHLQVPPSTLKKEFWETFRVAYWRCRTIRGRLQQ, encoded by the exons ATGACGCGACATCTTCGCAAACAAACCTTTAAGTGGTGGCCAAAGACGACGGAGCAGATACATCATTGGACATTGGACGTTCTTAAAATAATCATCGCGTTGTTATACTGGTGGTACCAACGGTGTCTCAGATAT ATAACCACCAAATTTGCCACCATCATGGATttcaaacaacaaaacaatacaCCACCACAATATCCACGAAGTAATTCTCGTCTAAAACACCATTCCTCGACGGCATCCAGCGTATCGACGGTTTCCTCTGCTGCCGGGAACAGCCATAGTGCCCCGCATAAAAAAGTCTCGCTTAGGAGGAGATGTCGCAGTGAAAGCCTACCCATGGCTCCCCTCGGGATGTGCGGCGGAGGAGAAACCTTGTGCAAAAGTGTAGGGAAATCGCGGTTTTCGGAAAATCACTaccaccaccatcatcatcatcaccatcaccaTCAACATGGCGGTCAAAGGACTCATGGGCACAGTTCCCCGAAACCGAAGGAATCCGAAACACCTTCCCTGTTGGTTGAATCGTTTAGCCTGCAAGGCAATGGGCATCATCGTCAGCGAATGACCCTTCCGGTAATCACCAGCAACGAACTGCTTCCAAACATTACCATCAACAGTGCGAaggaaaatgttcaacaaaatggACACTACGGTGGAAACCGTTTCGAGGGTACTCTCCAGGTAAAGGAGATTCACTTAAACGACCCCGAAGTTGGTCGGAGAAACGGATATTACCTGCCGGGAGACCGGTTATTAGAGTCAAGATTCGCTCGGAATCTGGAGAGTACTTTCTGCCCTAAAAGCACAATCTTTGATCGTGGTAACCGAAAACTGCGAGCACGTAGCGAGTCGGAACCCCACGAGATCTACCACAGCGCTCCTATGTTGGCTGACAGCGCTTTGTGTAGCGGGAGAAATTCAGGTGTCACGTGGACTCCTAGAGAACCGGCACGGGAC GTATCTCTGAAGCGAACCCGTGACACAATATCGCCTATGTTGGAAGCAGATGAAACCGTAGAAATTACCGCGACACCATTGCAGACGAAAGATTCGCCTCCATCGAAAATTCTTAACGCAGCCGAGGCAGCCATTCTCGATGAAGCGGTAAGCCGAGTGCACCAGCGTATCAAACCTTCCAAATCATCCAGTAGTATAAACGGGTCGGGACGTGCCACGAAAACAGTGCGCACTCGGTCGGGAGTAGCCGTAAACAAATACAAGTCCTGCCTTAAGACAGCTTCTGCAATCGTTGCATCCGGAGGAGCACATAACGGTCATTTTGTTGGGCGCAAATCTGTTTCTCCACCACTACTCAAACCGCTTATCGGTTCAACCTCGCCTACGCCATCCGGAGTATCAACCGGTACTAGTGGAGGAGAATCGGTGCACACACAGGATCTCGATACGGAAACTATTGGGCATTCCGATATTGGAGACGAGGATGATCTGGAGGATGAGTGTGACGAAGAGGACGATGATCTAGACGATGAGTTAGCAGAAGACGATGAAGTTTTGAATGGGTCCATAACGGACTCTGAAGATAACTATCAGACACACTTGGCTGCTTATCAGGCAAGAACAAAGTCCCACTCAGCTTCTCCTTCGCCTATGTTAGGCAAAGAAGGTCCAGTGACCGCAATTGGGTGTGTCGTTGGAGGCAGTCCCAATGAAGGGCCTCTGGCGCCAAGTTTGTTTCCGAATGTGCCACCCTATATTACCTTTTCGACACACGAAGAAAAGGGTCCTCCAGTTCCCCCTGCCATGCATAAAGTGCTtaaatggaaaatgacactGATAACACCAATCGTGGTTCGAAAAGTTCTCATAAATAGTGGATTCAGACTGTTAAAGA aaacaaaCGACTGGATAGGTATTTGGGGTAAACATATGAAGAGTCCGTGTTTCAAAACCTTACGTCCTTACCAGAAGTTCAATCATCTGCCTGGAAGTTTTCAGATCGGTCGCAAAGATCGCGTCTGGCGGAATTTGCAGATACTGATGAATCGTCACGGCAAGAAGGAATTTGGTTTTATGCCACGCACCTACATCATACCTCAGGATCTGAAATTGCTGCGTCAGATGTGGCCGAGGTATAGCCAACGTAACGCTAAGTGGATTATCAAACCACCGGCTTCGGCCCGTGGAACCGGTATCAAAGTGGTCAACAGGTGGTCCCAAATACCGAAACGGAAACCGCTCATCGTACAGCGCTACGTAGATAGACCGTTGCTGATCAACGGAAGCAAGTTCGATCTGCGGTTGTACGTACTGGTGACCTCGATCAATCCGCTAAGGGTTTATATGCACACCGACGGGCTGGCGCGGTTTGCCTCGGTCAAGTACAGCGAAAAATCTGACACCCTGTGCGACCGATACATGCATTTAACCAACTACAGTATTAACAAGCTGTCAAACAACTACAGCGCCAACGAAGACGCTGACGCTTGCCAGGGTCACAAATGGACCATTAAATCGCTGCTTTCGTACTTTGCCGAACAAGGAATTAACACCGAGCGGCTGTGGGGTGCGCTTAGAAATTTAGTACTGCGAACGGTATTGGCCGGCGAGGGACCCATTCATGCGATGTCGAAATTGAACGTCGGCTGCCGTTATAATTGTTACGAATTATTCGGTATCGACGTTTTACTCGATTCGGAACTGGTTCCCTGGCTACTGGAGGTAAACATTTCACCATCGCTGCACTCCGCATCAACACTGGATGCACACGTCAAGGGTCCGCTTGTCAAGGCTTTGCTCAATACGGTTATGTACCag gTACCACCAAGGATACCACAAACAGAACAAAAAGAAATACTAGCAGAACAGGGCCTTACTGGTCCGCTGTGCTTCGATAAACGGATATATGTTACTGCCCTTTCGAAAGCGGAGAGACTGAAGCACAATCATTTTATCCAGAAAGATTTGTTACGAGATGAG TATTTGAATTCAATCCTGGATGAATTGACCCCGGATGATGTACGCTGTTTATTGCTCACCGAAGATGAGCTAGCCCGAAGTGCCCCCCTGGAACGCATCCTCCCAGCCCCCAATAGCCACCGGTTTGTTGCCTTTACCGAGCATCCTCGGTATTACAATAGATTACTGGATGCTTGGGAATATCACTACAGTCACAACCGAACGGAAGGAATTTCGTTACTACAGTCACTGTGTGCCCAGAAAGTTCACCTCCAAGTTCCGCCAAGTACGCTGAAGAAG GAATTTTGGGAAACCTTTCGCGTGGCATACTGGCGCTGTCGAACGATACGCGGTC GACTCCAGCAATAA
- the LOC129744014 gene encoding tubulin monoglutamylase TTLL4-like isoform X5, producing the protein MTRHLRKQTFKWWPKTTEQIHHWTLDVLKIIIALLYWWYQRCLRYITTKFATIMDFKQQNNTPPQYPRSNSRLKHHSSTASSVSTVSSAAGNSHSAPHKKVSLRRRCRSESLPMAPLGMCGGGETLCKSVGKSRFSENHYHHHHHHHHHHQHGGQRTHGHSSPKPKESETPSLLVESFSLQGNGHHRQRMTLPVITSNELLPNITINSAKENVQQNGHYGGNRFEGTLQVKEIHLNDPEVGRRNGYYLPGDRLLESRFARNLESTFCPKSTIFDRGNRKLRARSESEPHEIYHSAPMLADSALCSGRNSGVTWTPREPARDVSLKRTRDTISPMLEADETVEITATPLQTKDSPPSKILNAAEAAILDEAVSRVHQRIKPSKSSSSINGSGRATKTVRTRSGVAVNKYKSCLKTASAIVASGGAHNGHFVGRKSVSPPLLKPLIGSTSPTPSGVSTGTSGGESVHTQDLDTETIGHSDIGDEDDLEDECDEEDDDLDDELAEDDEVLNGSITDSEDNYQTHLAAYQARTKSHSASPSPMLGKEGPVTAIGCVVGGSPNEGPLAPSLFPNVPPYITFSTHEEKGPPVPPAMHKVLKWKMTLITPIVVRKVLINSGFRLLKKTNDWIGIWGKHMKSPCFKTLRPYQKFNHLPGSFQIGRKDRVWRNLQILMNRHGKKEFGFMPRTYIIPQDLKLLRQMWPRYSQRNAKWIIKPPASARGTGIKVVNRWSQIPKRKPLIVQRYVDRPLLINGSKFDLRLYVLVTSINPLRVYMHTDGLARFASVKYSEKSDTLCDRYMHLTNYSINKLSNNYSANEDADACQGHKWTIKSLLSYFAEQGINTERLWGALRNLVLRTVLAGEGPIHAMSKLNVGCRYNCYELFGIDVLLDSELVPWLLEVNISPSLHSASTLDAHVKGPLVKALLNTVMYQVPPRIPQTEQKEILAEQGLTGPLCFDKRIYVTALSKAERLKHNHFIQKDLLRDEYLNSILDELTPDDVRCLLLTEDELARSAPLERILPAPNSHRFVAFTEHPRYYNRLLDAWEYHYSHNRTEGISLLQSLCAQKVHLQVPPSTLKKPEGSSTNRGHPSEDKKPPNTNTSQHEDITKCPNSTPHSNVNQTPPNIIRTKHQNQKQNSESKFPTTKVKAPIPIK; encoded by the exons ATGACGCGACATCTTCGCAAACAAACCTTTAAGTGGTGGCCAAAGACGACGGAGCAGATACATCATTGGACATTGGACGTTCTTAAAATAATCATCGCGTTGTTATACTGGTGGTACCAACGGTGTCTCAGATAT ATAACCACCAAATTTGCCACCATCATGGATttcaaacaacaaaacaatacaCCACCACAATATCCACGAAGTAATTCTCGTCTAAAACACCATTCCTCGACGGCATCCAGCGTATCGACGGTTTCCTCTGCTGCCGGGAACAGCCATAGTGCCCCGCATAAAAAAGTCTCGCTTAGGAGGAGATGTCGCAGTGAAAGCCTACCCATGGCTCCCCTCGGGATGTGCGGCGGAGGAGAAACCTTGTGCAAAAGTGTAGGGAAATCGCGGTTTTCGGAAAATCACTaccaccaccatcatcatcatcaccatcaccaTCAACATGGCGGTCAAAGGACTCATGGGCACAGTTCCCCGAAACCGAAGGAATCCGAAACACCTTCCCTGTTGGTTGAATCGTTTAGCCTGCAAGGCAATGGGCATCATCGTCAGCGAATGACCCTTCCGGTAATCACCAGCAACGAACTGCTTCCAAACATTACCATCAACAGTGCGAaggaaaatgttcaacaaaatggACACTACGGTGGAAACCGTTTCGAGGGTACTCTCCAGGTAAAGGAGATTCACTTAAACGACCCCGAAGTTGGTCGGAGAAACGGATATTACCTGCCGGGAGACCGGTTATTAGAGTCAAGATTCGCTCGGAATCTGGAGAGTACTTTCTGCCCTAAAAGCACAATCTTTGATCGTGGTAACCGAAAACTGCGAGCACGTAGCGAGTCGGAACCCCACGAGATCTACCACAGCGCTCCTATGTTGGCTGACAGCGCTTTGTGTAGCGGGAGAAATTCAGGTGTCACGTGGACTCCTAGAGAACCGGCACGGGAC GTATCTCTGAAGCGAACCCGTGACACAATATCGCCTATGTTGGAAGCAGATGAAACCGTAGAAATTACCGCGACACCATTGCAGACGAAAGATTCGCCTCCATCGAAAATTCTTAACGCAGCCGAGGCAGCCATTCTCGATGAAGCGGTAAGCCGAGTGCACCAGCGTATCAAACCTTCCAAATCATCCAGTAGTATAAACGGGTCGGGACGTGCCACGAAAACAGTGCGCACTCGGTCGGGAGTAGCCGTAAACAAATACAAGTCCTGCCTTAAGACAGCTTCTGCAATCGTTGCATCCGGAGGAGCACATAACGGTCATTTTGTTGGGCGCAAATCTGTTTCTCCACCACTACTCAAACCGCTTATCGGTTCAACCTCGCCTACGCCATCCGGAGTATCAACCGGTACTAGTGGAGGAGAATCGGTGCACACACAGGATCTCGATACGGAAACTATTGGGCATTCCGATATTGGAGACGAGGATGATCTGGAGGATGAGTGTGACGAAGAGGACGATGATCTAGACGATGAGTTAGCAGAAGACGATGAAGTTTTGAATGGGTCCATAACGGACTCTGAAGATAACTATCAGACACACTTGGCTGCTTATCAGGCAAGAACAAAGTCCCACTCAGCTTCTCCTTCGCCTATGTTAGGCAAAGAAGGTCCAGTGACCGCAATTGGGTGTGTCGTTGGAGGCAGTCCCAATGAAGGGCCTCTGGCGCCAAGTTTGTTTCCGAATGTGCCACCCTATATTACCTTTTCGACACACGAAGAAAAGGGTCCTCCAGTTCCCCCTGCCATGCATAAAGTGCTtaaatggaaaatgacactGATAACACCAATCGTGGTTCGAAAAGTTCTCATAAATAGTGGATTCAGACTGTTAAAGA aaacaaaCGACTGGATAGGTATTTGGGGTAAACATATGAAGAGTCCGTGTTTCAAAACCTTACGTCCTTACCAGAAGTTCAATCATCTGCCTGGAAGTTTTCAGATCGGTCGCAAAGATCGCGTCTGGCGGAATTTGCAGATACTGATGAATCGTCACGGCAAGAAGGAATTTGGTTTTATGCCACGCACCTACATCATACCTCAGGATCTGAAATTGCTGCGTCAGATGTGGCCGAGGTATAGCCAACGTAACGCTAAGTGGATTATCAAACCACCGGCTTCGGCCCGTGGAACCGGTATCAAAGTGGTCAACAGGTGGTCCCAAATACCGAAACGGAAACCGCTCATCGTACAGCGCTACGTAGATAGACCGTTGCTGATCAACGGAAGCAAGTTCGATCTGCGGTTGTACGTACTGGTGACCTCGATCAATCCGCTAAGGGTTTATATGCACACCGACGGGCTGGCGCGGTTTGCCTCGGTCAAGTACAGCGAAAAATCTGACACCCTGTGCGACCGATACATGCATTTAACCAACTACAGTATTAACAAGCTGTCAAACAACTACAGCGCCAACGAAGACGCTGACGCTTGCCAGGGTCACAAATGGACCATTAAATCGCTGCTTTCGTACTTTGCCGAACAAGGAATTAACACCGAGCGGCTGTGGGGTGCGCTTAGAAATTTAGTACTGCGAACGGTATTGGCCGGCGAGGGACCCATTCATGCGATGTCGAAATTGAACGTCGGCTGCCGTTATAATTGTTACGAATTATTCGGTATCGACGTTTTACTCGATTCGGAACTGGTTCCCTGGCTACTGGAGGTAAACATTTCACCATCGCTGCACTCCGCATCAACACTGGATGCACACGTCAAGGGTCCGCTTGTCAAGGCTTTGCTCAATACGGTTATGTACCag gTACCACCAAGGATACCACAAACAGAACAAAAAGAAATACTAGCAGAACAGGGCCTTACTGGTCCGCTGTGCTTCGATAAACGGATATATGTTACTGCCCTTTCGAAAGCGGAGAGACTGAAGCACAATCATTTTATCCAGAAAGATTTGTTACGAGATGAG TATTTGAATTCAATCCTGGATGAATTGACCCCGGATGATGTACGCTGTTTATTGCTCACCGAAGATGAGCTAGCCCGAAGTGCCCCCCTGGAACGCATCCTCCCAGCCCCCAATAGCCACCGGTTTGTTGCCTTTACCGAGCATCCTCGGTATTACAATAGATTACTGGATGCTTGGGAATATCACTACAGTCACAACCGAACGGAAGGAATTTCGTTACTACAGTCACTGTGTGCCCAGAAAGTTCACCTCCAAGTTCCGCCAAGTACGCTGAAGAAG CCTGAAGGTTCAAGTACCAACCGAGGGCATCCGTCCGAAGACAAGAAACCTCCAAATACAAACACATCACAACACGAAGATATTACTAAATGCCCTAACAGTACACCACACTCTAATGTAAATCAAACACCGCCAAACATTATTCGCACCAAGCATCAAAATCAAAAGCAAAACTCGGAATCTAAATTCCCAACCACGAAAGTAAAAGCTCCCATCCCGATCAAATGA